The Candidatus Binatia bacterium genome segment GCGACGTCGGCGTTACGCGGATCTACGACGATCGCGCCGATCTGCATCGTCTGCGCGAGCCCGAGATGCGCCCACGTCTTCCCGCCGTCGCTCGACTTGTAGACGCCGTCGCCGTAGGCGATGTCCGAGCGCATGTCGGCCTCGCCGGTGCCGACGTAGATCACGCGCGGATTGCTCGGAGCAACCGCGATCGAGCCGATCGAGCCGATGTCCGCGTCGTCGAAGATCGGGTTCCACGTGCGTCCGGCGTCGAGGCTCTCCCAGACGCCGCCGTCCACCGCTCCGAAGTAAAAGTGATTCGGCTCGCCCGGAACGCCGGTCACCGCGAGCGCGCGGCCGCCGCGAAACGGACCGATCAGCCGCCAGTGCAGCGCGTTTTCGTAGGTTGCGGAGTCCGGCGTCGAGGCCGCGGCCGCGAGCGGCGCGGCGATGAAGAGCAGGGCGAAGAACGAAGGCAGAAGGCGTCGCATAGACGCCTACCATCCGCCGCCGCTCTCTCAGCCTCCCCCGCGGGCGTCGCGATCGGCGTCGGTCTTGGCGGTTTCGTCGGCTGGCTCGAGGCCGCCGCTCAAGCCGCTCCAGAAGCTGCCGCCGCCGTAGGCGGCGTTCCCGCCGGGCAGCACCGCGCGCAGGACCGCGCGCAAGATCAGGAAGCCGAGGGCTGCGATGACGATCCACCAGAACGGGTTCATGCCGGCTTCTACCACCCGTCGCGCCGCGAAGTTTCGCGCGCTTGCGGGAACTGGGGATTCGTCCGGCTCAGAGTCGGAATCATGAAGAGCGGCTCGCTTTCGTTCGTTGAGGTGCTCGCTACCTCGATCGCGCTGATCGGGCCGAGCATGACGCCGATCCTCATCGCGCCGTACATGTATGCGCTTGCCGGTAACGCGACGTGGCTCGCCTACGTCTTCGGCGGCACGATGCTGATCTTCGTCGCGCTCTGCGTCAACCAGTTCGCCCGGCGCTCGAGCGCGGCCGGTTCGATGTACGGCTACGTCGCCAATCATCTCGGGCCGACAGTCGGCGCTATCGGCGGATGGACGCTGCTCTGGGCGTACGGTTTTGTCGCCACCGCGGTTCTCGGCGCGATGGCGCTCTTCGTCGAGCGGCTCTTCGCCGGAATCGGCATCGAACTGCCGGCCGCGCTCGTCGTGGCCGTGCTCGCCGTCATCGCGTGGCAGGCCGCGTATCGCGGCGTGCAAGTCTCCGCGATCCTCATGCTCGTGCTCGAGCTAATCTCGGTCACCATCATCTGCCTGCTGGTCGGGATCGTGCTCCACGCGCACGGGCCGTCGCTCGACGTGAAGCAAGTGAAGCTCGTCGGCGGCTTCCCGGGCGGCATCGGGCTCGCGATCGCGTTTGCGGTATTCAGTTTCGTCGGCTTCGAGAGCGCGACGGCGTTCGGCGCCGAGGCGAAGGCGCCGCTCGTGACGATTCCGCGCGCGGTGATCGGCAGCGTAATTTTTGCGGCGGCGTTCTTCGTGCTCGCGACGTATGCGGAGATCGTCGGGCTCTCGCACGCCGGAAAACCGCTCGACAAAGAGGACTTCCCGCTGCAGACGCTCGTGGATTTCTACGGGCTCGGCTACCTGGCGATCCCGATCACGATCGGCGCGATCTGCAGCGCCTTCTCGGTCTGCCTCGCCTGCATCACTACGGCGGGCCGCATCGCCTACGCGATGGCCGAGGCCGGCGTGCTGCCGCCGATCTTCGCGCGCATCGAGCCGAAACACGACACGCCGAACGTCGCGGTGACGGTCGTCACCGCGACGACGCTCGCGGTCGCGCTCGTCGCGCTCGCGTTCGGGGTGAAGCCGATCGACGTCTTCAACAATTGCGGCACGCTCAGCTCGTTCGGCTTCATCTTGATCTACGTGCTGATCGCGGTCGCCGCGTTCGTCTACTCGAAGCAGATGGGGAACATGCGCGCGATCGATGCCGGCGTCTCGATCGTCGCGGCGCTGCTGCTCGTGCTGACCGCGGTGACGCTCTTCTATCCGGTGCCGGCGGCGCCGCAGCGGTGGTTCGGTTACTTCTTCGTTGCGTTCGTCGCGGCGGGGTGGGGCTGGTTTCGGCTCAGGAGGGCCACCGGCTGATCACGACGCGCTGCTGCGTGTAGAACGCGACGGCATCCTTGCCGTGGCAGCGCAGGTCGCCGAAGATCGAGTCCTTCACGCCGCCGAACGGGAAGAACGACATCGGCGCCGCGACCCCGATGTTGATCCCGACCATGCCGACCTCAATCCGCGACGCAAATTCGCGAGCGCTGCGGCCGTCGCGCGTGAAGATGGACGACGCGTTGCCGTAGCGCGAGGCGTTCGCGATCGCGATCGCCTCGTCGAGCGACGATGCGCGCACGATTGCAAGAACGGGCCCGAAGATCTCGTCGCGCGCGAGCTCGCTTTGCGGGTCGACGTGGTCGAAGATCACCGGCGCGGAGAACCAGCCGCCGCTCGGAACCGCGCGAGGCTCGAGCAAGACGCGCACGCCGGCTTTGCGCGCGCGCTCGACGTAGCCGTCTATCCGCGCGATCGCGTCGGCGCTGACGACCGGCCCCATCTCGACGCCCTCGTCGGCACCGCGGCCCATCCGCAGTTTCGACGCCGCGTCCACGAGCATCGGCGCGAACGCATCGCCGGCATCGCCGACGGCGACGACGACCGAGCCCGCCAAGCAGCGCTGGCCCGCGCCGCCGAACGCGGAACCCATGATGGCGTCGCACGTCGCGGCGTTCACCGCGTCGGGCATGACGATCAGGTAGTTCTTCGCGCCGCCCAGCGCCTGAACGCGCTTGTGAGCGCGCACGGCGCGCTCTTGCACCGCGCGCGCCGCGTTCGACGAGCCGACGAACGAAACGGCCGCAACGCCGGGATGATCGATCAGCAGCTCCGCCGTCTCGACGCCGCCGTGGACGACGTTGAGCACGCCGTCGGGAAAGCCGCTCTCGCGCGCGACCTCGAAGAGCATCTCCGACGTCAGCGGCGTCTGCGGCGACGGTTTGAGCACGAACGCGTTCCCGGCGGCGATCGCGATCGGAAACATCCACAGCGGTATCATCGCGGGGAAATTGAAGGGCGTGATGCCGGCGCAGACGCCGAGCGGATGGCGCATCGTCATCGAATCGACGCCGCGGGCGACGTCTTGGAGCGAGTCGCCCATCATCAGCGAGGGCATCCCGCAAGCGAACTCGACGGCCTCGATGCCGCGCCGCACCTCGCCGCGCGCGTCGGCGATCGTCTTGCCGTTCTCGCGCGAGACCGAGAGCGCGAGATCCTCGCGCCGCCGCTCGAGCGCGTCGGCGTAGCGGAAGAGCATGCGCGCGCGCTCGACCACCGGGACGCGCGACCACGTTTCGAAGGCCGTTCGAGCGCGCTCGACGACGCGGTTGGCCTCGTCGCTGCGGGCGACGGCGACCTCGCCGATCACCTCGCGCGTCGCTTTGTCGTGTACTTGCAGAGTCGTCATGCTATCTTCACCTGCCGCAGCGCGGCGTCGAGAATGGTAAACGCTTCGTCGAGCTCCGGCTCGGTGATGACGAGCGGGGGAGCGACGATCGCGACGTTGTAGCGCCCCAAGACGTAGAGTCCGCGCGCGAGCAGGTCGCCGAAGAACGGGAGCGTCTTCGTTCCCTGCCACGGCACGAGCGGCTCGCGCGTCTCGCGATCGGCGACGAGCTCGATGCCGAAGAAGGCACCGAGACCGCGCACCTCGCCGATGACGGCGTGATCCTTCTGCAGACGAGCGAAGCGCTCGCGCAGCAATCCTTCGAGTGCGCGCGCCCGCTCGAAGAGCCGCTCCTCGCGATAGGCTCGCAGCGCCGCGACGCCCGCAGCCATCGCGAGCGGATGGCCGCTGAAGGTGTGGCCGCTCGGCAGGGCGCGCGTGTCAAAATGCGCGGCGAGCGGCTCGCGCACGGCGACGCCGCCGAGCGGCACGTACGCCGACGTCACGCCCTTTGCGAACGTGAACATGTCGGGCGTCACGCCGAAGGTCTGCGACGCGAAGGCGCTGCCGGTGCGTCCGAAGCCGGTCATCACCTCGTCGAAGATCAGCAGAATGCCGTGGCGATCGCAGAGCTCGCGCACGCGCGCGAGGTAGCCCTCGGGATAGACGATGACGCCGTTCGTGCCGACGACCGGCTCGACGAGCAGCGCCGCGATGCGATCGCCGCCCTCGTAGGTGACGACCGTTTCGAGGTGCTCGATCGCGCGATCGCACTCTTCGCGCGGATCGCGCGTGTGAAACGGACTGCGATACGGAAACGGCGCGAAGAAGCGGACGACGCCGGG includes the following:
- a CDS encoding aminotransferase class III-fold pyridoxal phosphate-dependent enzyme, coding for MTDHVLTPWVAQGGRNPPVIERGEGSSLYDKSGKRYIDFSAGLVAVNLGHGHRALADAIGEQAHRLAYVAPTFGNEQRAELARAIVEIGPWPEGGRVFFTTGGGEANEDALKFARAITGRHKVLTAYRSFHGSAPGAGTLTGENRRWPNEPGMPGVVRFFAPFPYRSPFHTRDPREECDRAIEHLETVVTYEGGDRIAALLVEPVVGTNGVIVYPEGYLARVRELCDRHGILLIFDEVMTGFGRTGSAFASQTFGVTPDMFTFAKGVTSAYVPLGGVAVREPLAAHFDTRALPSGHTFSGHPLAMAAGVAALRAYREERLFERARALEGLLRERFARLQKDHAVIGEVRGLGAFFGIELVADRETREPLVPWQGTKTLPFFGDLLARGLYVLGRYNVAIVAPPLVITEPELDEAFTILDAALRQVKIA
- a CDS encoding CoA-acylating methylmalonate-semialdehyde dehydrogenase, which gives rise to MTTLQVHDKATREVIGEVAVARSDEANRVVERARTAFETWSRVPVVERARMLFRYADALERRREDLALSVSRENGKTIADARGEVRRGIEAVEFACGMPSLMMGDSLQDVARGVDSMTMRHPLGVCAGITPFNFPAMIPLWMFPIAIAAGNAFVLKPSPQTPLTSEMLFEVARESGFPDGVLNVVHGGVETAELLIDHPGVAAVSFVGSSNAARAVQERAVRAHKRVQALGGAKNYLIVMPDAVNAATCDAIMGSAFGGAGQRCLAGSVVVAVGDAGDAFAPMLVDAASKLRMGRGADEGVEMGPVVSADAIARIDGYVERARKAGVRVLLEPRAVPSGGWFSAPVIFDHVDPQSELARDEIFGPVLAIVRASSLDEAIAIANASRYGNASSIFTRDGRSAREFASRIEVGMVGINIGVAAPMSFFPFGGVKDSIFGDLRCHGKDAVAFYTQQRVVISRWPS
- a CDS encoding APC family permease, yielding MKSGSLSFVEVLATSIALIGPSMTPILIAPYMYALAGNATWLAYVFGGTMLIFVALCVNQFARRSSAAGSMYGYVANHLGPTVGAIGGWTLLWAYGFVATAVLGAMALFVERLFAGIGIELPAALVVAVLAVIAWQAAYRGVQVSAILMLVLELISVTIICLLVGIVLHAHGPSLDVKQVKLVGGFPGGIGLAIAFAVFSFVGFESATAFGAEAKAPLVTIPRAVIGSVIFAAAFFVLATYAEIVGLSHAGKPLDKEDFPLQTLVDFYGLGYLAIPITIGAICSAFSVCLACITTAGRIAYAMAEAGVLPPIFARIEPKHDTPNVAVTVVTATTLAVALVALAFGVKPIDVFNNCGTLSSFGFILIYVLIAVAAFVYSKQMGNMRAIDAGVSIVAALLLVLTAVTLFYPVPAAPQRWFGYFFVAFVAAGWGWFRLRRATG